AGAGGGGCACGCACACCACGCTGAGCCAGGCGTCCGTCAGCCTCTCCAGGCGGGAGCACAGGCTGACGCAGAAGGCCAGCTTGAGCAGCAGGGCGGCCAGGTACCACAGCTTCTTGGCCAGGCTCTGCTCGCCCTCCCTGGGCTCCAAGTCCGGCTTGCAGCGGCCCACCAGCTGCACCAGGACCATGAGCAGCAGGACGGCGTCCAAGGTCCAGACGGGGAGGAAGATGAGGAACCAGTTCCAGTGGATCTTGGAGTCCAGTTTGAGGACCAGCATGATGAGGA
This is a stretch of genomic DNA from Nerophis lumbriciformis linkage group LG29, RoL_Nlum_v2.1, whole genome shotgun sequence. It encodes these proteins:
- the LOC133571797 gene encoding transmembrane protein 60-like → MKMSLVQRVFLSWVFSLLFLIMLVLKLDSKIHWNWFLIFLPVWTLDAVLLLMVLVQLVGRCKPDLEPREGEQSLAKKLWYLAALLLKLAFCVSLCSRLERLTDAWLSVVCVPLWVLLAGALLELGHNVFHHRRD